From a region of the Corallococcus coralloides DSM 2259 genome:
- the deoD gene encoding purine-nucleoside phosphorylase: protein MATPHISASPGDFAEVILMPGDPLRARYISERFLENARSVTAVRNMLGFTGTFRGKRLSVMGHGMGVPSISIYATELVRNYGAKVLIRVGSCGALRTDVKLRDVIVAMGAGTDSNVNRMRVMGHDFPAVADFTLARRAVEAAEKRNKPVRVGNVFTSDLFYHPQEALNATLEKMGILAVEMEIAGLYGVAAEFGARALSLLTVSDHLRTGEHLSPEDRQTTFDEMIELALDVAASEA, encoded by the coding sequence ATGGCAACTCCGCACATCTCCGCGTCTCCCGGTGACTTCGCTGAAGTGATCCTCATGCCGGGCGACCCCCTCCGGGCGCGCTACATCTCCGAGCGCTTCCTGGAGAACGCGCGCTCCGTCACGGCGGTGCGCAACATGCTGGGCTTCACCGGCACCTTCCGGGGCAAGCGGCTGTCGGTGATGGGGCACGGCATGGGCGTGCCGTCCATCTCCATCTACGCGACGGAGCTGGTGCGGAACTACGGCGCGAAGGTGCTCATCCGCGTGGGCAGCTGCGGCGCGCTGCGCACGGACGTGAAGCTGCGCGACGTCATCGTGGCGATGGGCGCGGGCACGGACTCCAACGTGAACCGCATGCGCGTGATGGGCCACGACTTCCCGGCGGTGGCGGACTTCACGCTGGCCCGGCGCGCGGTGGAAGCGGCGGAGAAGCGCAACAAGCCGGTGCGCGTGGGCAACGTCTTCACCTCGGACCTCTTCTACCACCCGCAGGAAGCGCTCAACGCGACGCTGGAGAAGATGGGCATCCTGGCGGTGGAGATGGAGATCGCCGGCCTGTACGGCGTGGCCGCGGAGTTCGGCGCGCGGGCGCTGTCGCTGCTCACCGTGTCGGACCACCTCCGCACCGGCGAGCACCTGTCGCCGGAGGACCGTCAGACGACGTTCGACGAGATGATCGAACTGGCGTTGGACGTGGCCGCCTCCGAGGCGTGA
- a CDS encoding LysM peptidoglycan-binding domain-containing protein → MRSSLLILLFCAGCAARVVTPVPAPAPAPVQASPATPPVETPAATPPAQAPDPASAESQATPAVSASGAPIAMPSPAEVAAVVTDAAVRENPCPVDAEEEDDEATAATDDEGVSEEGEMQAPLAPAAPSGPLYTADLSDEALAEAWKKDPATLGSMSIGFVESGRQINSVRVPDDKDWIVVSPDIAYGTQETVDYVAAAIRAVRAQYPNVPTLRVNRLSTKDGGYLRPHKSHQNGRDVDFGFYYPTAEPVRERERERYIDVAMNWALVRSLVVNTDVQMILVDKRVMKVLYDYALSIGEDKVWLDSLFNAGFNSLIKHARRHRDHFHVRFFNGRAQELGRRVAPLLALQPDQNLMMYKVRNGDTLGGIALRHNSSVVAIKKANRMRNTFLSIGRRLVIPLKGPCTHCPIPPPVQLPPRRLPPQAQAPALVNTEPAASGKLPNPCTPATPAPTPVAVPTGVPSGLSTGR, encoded by the coding sequence GTGCGTTCCTCACTCCTGATCCTCCTGTTCTGCGCCGGCTGTGCCGCGCGTGTCGTCACCCCCGTCCCGGCGCCGGCCCCGGCTCCGGTGCAGGCCTCGCCCGCGACGCCGCCCGTGGAGACGCCGGCCGCGACGCCGCCCGCGCAGGCCCCCGATCCGGCCTCGGCCGAGTCCCAGGCCACGCCCGCCGTGAGCGCGTCCGGTGCCCCCATCGCGATGCCGTCCCCGGCGGAGGTCGCCGCCGTCGTCACCGACGCAGCCGTGCGGGAGAACCCCTGCCCCGTGGACGCGGAGGAAGAGGACGACGAGGCCACCGCGGCCACTGACGATGAAGGCGTGAGCGAGGAGGGCGAGATGCAGGCGCCGCTCGCGCCCGCCGCGCCCTCGGGGCCGCTGTACACCGCCGACCTGTCCGATGAGGCGCTCGCCGAGGCGTGGAAGAAGGACCCGGCCACGCTGGGCTCCATGTCCATTGGCTTCGTGGAGAGCGGCCGGCAGATCAACAGCGTGCGCGTGCCGGATGACAAGGATTGGATCGTGGTGTCGCCGGACATCGCCTACGGCACCCAGGAGACGGTGGACTACGTGGCCGCCGCGATCCGCGCCGTGCGCGCGCAGTACCCGAACGTGCCCACGCTGCGCGTCAACCGCCTGTCCACCAAGGACGGTGGCTACCTGCGTCCGCACAAGAGCCACCAGAACGGCCGTGACGTGGACTTCGGCTTCTACTACCCGACCGCGGAGCCGGTGCGCGAGCGCGAGCGGGAGCGCTACATCGACGTGGCCATGAACTGGGCGCTGGTCCGCTCGCTGGTGGTGAACACCGACGTGCAGATGATCCTCGTGGACAAGCGCGTGATGAAGGTCCTGTACGACTACGCGCTGTCCATTGGCGAGGACAAGGTGTGGCTGGATTCGCTGTTCAACGCGGGCTTCAATTCGCTGATCAAACACGCGCGCCGGCACCGCGACCATTTCCACGTGCGCTTCTTCAACGGCCGCGCGCAGGAGCTGGGCCGCCGGGTGGCGCCGCTGCTGGCGCTCCAGCCGGACCAGAACCTGATGATGTACAAGGTCCGCAACGGGGACACGCTGGGTGGCATTGCATTGCGTCACAACTCCAGCGTGGTGGCCATCAAGAAGGCCAACCGGATGCGCAACACGTTCCTGAGCATTGGCCGGCGGCTGGTGATTCCGCTGAAGGGCCCGTGCACGCACTGCCCCATCCCCCCGCCGGTGCAGCTGCCGCCGCGCCGGCTGCCTCCCCAGGCGCAGGCCCCCGCTTTGGTGAACACGGAGCCCGCGGCTTCGGGCAAGCTGCCCAACCCGTGCACTCCCGCCACGCCGGCACCGACGCCGGTGGCCGTTCCCACGGGTGTTCCCTCCGGTCTGTCGACCGGGCGCTGA
- a CDS encoding putative toxin-antitoxin system toxin component, PIN family produces MPAIRSVVLDTNVVLDVFVFDDVFTRPLAQALRSGALTAWADRHTLKELALVLAYPSFKLTADAQRTVRDAYGALVRIADGEGTPVELPPCRDRDDQKFLELAARAKASWLVSKDQRVLSMGGGRRLPFDVLSPRRASQALEAEGFTRSA; encoded by the coding sequence GTGCCTGCCATTCGTTCCGTGGTGCTGGACACCAACGTGGTGCTGGACGTGTTCGTCTTTGATGATGTCTTCACGCGGCCTTTGGCGCAGGCGCTTCGTTCGGGTGCGCTGACGGCGTGGGCGGACCGGCACACGCTGAAGGAGCTGGCGCTGGTGCTCGCCTATCCCTCGTTCAAGCTGACGGCGGACGCGCAGCGGACGGTGCGCGATGCGTACGGCGCGCTCGTGCGGATCGCGGACGGAGAGGGCACTCCGGTGGAGCTGCCGCCGTGCCGGGACCGGGATGATCAGAAGTTCCTGGAGCTGGCGGCGCGTGCGAAGGCGTCATGGCTGGTGAGCAAGGACCAGCGCGTGCTGTCCATGGGCGGTGGACGGCGGCTGCCCTTCGACGTGCTCTCGCCTCGCCGTGCCTCGCAGGCACTGGAAGCGGAAGGCTTCACACGGAGCGCTTGA
- a CDS encoding CAP domain-containing protein — protein MKPSSRSLCLTLLSAAALLGGCGGEEAPTSQGEGVVVPPVQTDVAGNGLSASAAYCDDVTTWDPAWVQFETDVLTLINQRRAAGATCGGVAKPAVGALTTNDKLRCAARKHSKDMGTNNFFSHTGSNGSTPWQRMASAGYSYRTAAENIAAGYGTAQAVVDGWMASTGHCNNIMNGALKQSGIGYYNAPSSTYRAYWTQDFGTP, from the coding sequence ATGAAGCCCTCGTCCCGTTCGCTGTGTCTGACGTTGCTGAGCGCCGCTGCCCTGCTCGGCGGCTGTGGAGGTGAGGAGGCGCCCACTTCGCAGGGGGAAGGCGTCGTCGTGCCGCCGGTCCAGACGGACGTCGCTGGCAACGGGCTGAGCGCGAGCGCCGCGTATTGCGACGACGTGACGACGTGGGACCCGGCCTGGGTGCAGTTCGAGACGGACGTGCTCACGCTCATCAACCAGCGCCGCGCGGCGGGCGCCACCTGTGGCGGCGTGGCGAAGCCGGCGGTGGGCGCGCTCACGACCAATGACAAGCTTCGCTGTGCGGCGCGCAAGCACTCCAAGGACATGGGCACGAACAACTTCTTCAGCCACACGGGCTCCAACGGCTCCACGCCGTGGCAGCGCATGGCGTCCGCGGGCTACAGCTACCGGACGGCGGCGGAGAACATCGCCGCGGGCTACGGCACCGCGCAGGCGGTGGTGGACGGCTGGATGGCCAGCACCGGCCACTGCAACAACATCATGAACGGGGCGCTGAAGCAGTCGGGCATCGGCTACTACAACGCGCCGTCCAGCACGTACCGCGCGTACTGGACGCAGGACTTCGGCACGCCGTAG
- a CDS encoding cysteine desulfurase-like protein, with translation MPSPFAEHFPALRSGFSYLDNAAGAQVPTYCIDAIHQFLSGGSCNVGQPYPASRVATALKARAREETAEFLNCRPDEVMLGPSATALTFQVGRAVSRLFKPGDEVVISELEHESNAAPWRALEAQGVKVTTWRASWPEGRLETSELRKLVTPRTRLVAVSAAANSVGATPDVAAAAEVAHGVGAWLFVDAVHSSPHHLPDVRAWGADFAVFSPYKVFGPHLGCLFVRRELLAGLPADKLWFMPDDGPQKFEPGTANHEGWAGWLGSLRYLRDVLGGGQPGREGLARAFQRIAQLEQPLLEATLEQLSRHPRVQLYGPKTSAGRVATFCFNVAGVSPRAVAEHLAEQGVGVAAGHYYATMAAEALGLMPDGAVRASLLHYNTAEDVGRLLAALDSLP, from the coding sequence ATGCCCTCCCCCTTCGCCGAGCACTTCCCCGCCCTGCGGTCCGGCTTCAGCTACCTGGACAACGCGGCGGGGGCGCAGGTGCCCACGTACTGCATCGACGCCATCCATCAATTCCTCTCGGGTGGCAGCTGCAACGTGGGCCAGCCCTACCCCGCCTCCCGCGTGGCCACGGCGCTCAAGGCCCGGGCGCGCGAGGAGACGGCGGAGTTCCTGAACTGCCGGCCCGATGAAGTCATGCTCGGGCCCAGCGCCACCGCGCTCACCTTCCAGGTGGGCCGGGCCGTCTCACGCCTCTTCAAACCTGGCGACGAGGTGGTCATCTCCGAGCTGGAGCACGAATCCAACGCGGCCCCGTGGCGTGCGCTGGAGGCGCAGGGCGTGAAGGTGACGACCTGGCGCGCGAGCTGGCCGGAGGGACGGCTGGAGACTTCCGAGCTGCGCAAGCTCGTCACGCCGCGCACGCGGCTGGTGGCGGTGTCAGCGGCGGCGAACTCCGTGGGCGCGACGCCGGACGTGGCCGCGGCGGCGGAGGTGGCGCACGGCGTGGGCGCGTGGCTGTTCGTGGACGCGGTGCACTCCAGTCCGCATCACCTGCCGGACGTGCGCGCGTGGGGCGCGGACTTCGCGGTGTTCTCTCCGTACAAGGTCTTCGGTCCGCACCTGGGTTGTCTGTTCGTGCGGCGCGAGCTGCTCGCGGGGCTTCCGGCGGACAAGCTGTGGTTCATGCCGGATGACGGTCCGCAGAAGTTCGAGCCGGGCACGGCGAACCACGAAGGTTGGGCCGGATGGTTGGGCTCACTGCGCTACCTGCGGGACGTGCTGGGCGGTGGCCAGCCGGGACGTGAGGGATTGGCGCGGGCCTTCCAGCGCATCGCGCAGCTGGAACAGCCGCTGCTGGAGGCCACGCTGGAGCAGCTGTCCCGTCATCCGCGCGTGCAGCTGTACGGGCCGAAAACGTCCGCCGGACGCGTGGCCACGTTCTGTTTCAACGTGGCCGGCGTGTCGCCGCGCGCCGTGGCCGAGCACCTGGCGGAACAGGGCGTGGGCGTCGCGGCGGGGCACTACTACGCGACGATGGCGGCGGAAGCACTGGGGCTCATGCCCGACGGTGCGGTGCGTGCGTCGCTGCTCCACTACAACACGGCGGAGGACGTGGGCCGGCTGCTCGCGGCGCTGGATTCACTTCCCTGA
- a CDS encoding Ig-like domain-containing protein, with translation MQRKSSSWLLCVALSFLALLTGCASEMRPDATGSVQVTTVAQNLASSDVARVELAISGPGMTPLNATLEHSGSQWTGVIGNIPAGADRTFSAQAFDASGIAIYEGQATGVTIQSGQTAMVVLLLQQRTAPTPFENSAPRISGISASTYQVRANQTVTLSLSASDADGDVLTYAWTADGGAFGNASVASPTWTAPATPGNYSLSVVVSDGRDAQSGMTLRIAVLQDTGNANVAVSFNTWPAVTQVKGTPFGQVAPGGAVTLDVTATDADGDALTYAWSDDCGGGFSATTATHGIWTAPASEPTGGQCKVTVTVTDGRGGSTTGTLRLNVIHLQVPTLPPVIGQVFQSAAVARAGDTVRLFATATDPEGAALTFTWSASGGTLATPITTANRSEVVWTAPADSGGSDMSVTLAVEDASGQRTTQGFTVQMQLCVQAVTSYLLKTNASAVPLVVTYRMVGGGGGGAGRVPGAEGARVEGSFTWGAAATLEVIVGGGGGFGYWTAGGAGAGGAGYFGGGAGGTSAGGAGGGGGGGSSAILSGGQLVAFAAGGGGGGVGGGGGSNTGGAPAVDFYGHQPKAGTAGTGGSTIFVSGGAGLTGGAGGESHMGGGGGFGGGGGGAGPAAQSFGGSSGGNGGASSGGMGANTWSTVTTLPTEAGASTTGGGNAGLVILKYDGACAL, from the coding sequence ATGCAACGAAAAAGCAGTTCCTGGCTGCTCTGCGTAGCATTGTCCTTCCTTGCCCTGCTCACGGGCTGCGCCTCGGAGATGCGTCCGGATGCGACGGGGAGCGTCCAGGTGACCACCGTCGCCCAGAACCTGGCGTCCTCCGACGTGGCTCGCGTGGAACTGGCCATCAGCGGGCCGGGCATGACGCCCCTCAACGCCACGCTGGAACACTCGGGTTCGCAGTGGACCGGGGTGATTGGAAACATCCCCGCGGGCGCGGACCGGACCTTCAGCGCCCAGGCCTTCGACGCGAGTGGCATTGCCATCTATGAAGGCCAGGCGACGGGTGTCACCATCCAATCAGGCCAGACGGCGATGGTGGTGCTCCTGCTCCAACAGCGCACGGCCCCCACTCCCTTCGAGAACAGCGCGCCTCGCATCAGCGGCATCTCCGCGTCCACCTATCAGGTACGCGCGAACCAGACGGTGACGCTCAGCCTCTCAGCCTCGGATGCGGACGGCGATGTGCTCACCTATGCCTGGACGGCGGATGGCGGCGCCTTCGGCAATGCCTCCGTGGCGAGCCCCACCTGGACCGCGCCCGCGACGCCTGGCAACTACTCGCTCAGCGTCGTCGTCTCCGACGGCCGGGACGCGCAGTCCGGCATGACGCTGCGGATCGCCGTGCTCCAGGACACGGGAAACGCGAACGTGGCGGTCTCGTTCAACACCTGGCCCGCGGTGACCCAGGTGAAGGGCACGCCGTTCGGACAGGTCGCGCCCGGTGGAGCCGTGACGCTGGATGTGACGGCGACGGACGCGGATGGCGACGCGCTCACCTACGCCTGGAGCGATGACTGCGGCGGCGGCTTCAGCGCCACCACCGCCACGCACGGCATCTGGACGGCGCCGGCCTCCGAGCCCACGGGCGGTCAGTGCAAGGTGACGGTCACGGTGACGGATGGCCGGGGCGGCAGCACCACGGGCACGCTGCGGCTCAATGTCATCCACCTCCAGGTGCCGACCCTGCCGCCCGTCATCGGACAGGTGTTCCAGTCCGCGGCCGTGGCCCGGGCAGGAGACACGGTGCGCCTGTTCGCCACCGCGACGGATCCGGAGGGAGCAGCGCTGACGTTCACGTGGAGCGCCAGCGGCGGCACCCTGGCCACGCCCATCACCACCGCCAACCGCAGCGAGGTCGTCTGGACGGCCCCGGCGGATTCGGGTGGCTCGGACATGAGCGTCACTCTGGCGGTCGAGGACGCGAGCGGCCAGCGGACGACCCAGGGCTTCACGGTCCAGATGCAGCTCTGCGTCCAGGCCGTGACCTCCTATCTCTTGAAGACAAATGCCTCGGCCGTGCCGCTGGTCGTGACCTACCGCATGGTGGGCGGCGGGGGAGGCGGCGCGGGCCGCGTCCCAGGTGCAGAGGGTGCCAGGGTGGAGGGGAGCTTCACGTGGGGAGCCGCGGCGACCCTGGAGGTCATCGTCGGAGGTGGTGGCGGCTTTGGATACTGGACCGCGGGCGGCGCTGGCGCTGGGGGAGCGGGGTACTTCGGCGGAGGTGCCGGCGGCACTTCGGCCGGAGGAGCGGGCGGCGGAGGTGGGGGTGGCAGCAGCGCGATCTTGAGTGGGGGCCAGTTGGTGGCCTTCGCCGCGGGCGGGGGAGGTGGCGGGGTTGGAGGGGGCGGCGGCAGCAACACAGGCGGAGCGCCGGCTGTCGACTTCTATGGCCATCAGCCCAAGGCGGGCACCGCTGGCACCGGGGGCTCGACGATCTTTGTTTCCGGAGGTGCCGGGCTGACGGGCGGAGCGGGAGGCGAGAGCCACATGGGCGGTGGTGGCGGCTTCGGCGGCGGAGGCGGCGGCGCGGGGCCCGCGGCCCAGAGCTTCGGAGGCTCCTCGGGTGGAAACGGTGGAGCGAGCAGCGGAGGCATGGGTGCCAACACCTGGTCCACCGTCACGACGCTGCCCACGGAAGCAGGCGCCTCCACGACAGGCGGAGGCAACGCCGGCCTCGTCATCCTGAAGTACGACGGCGCCTGCGCGCTCTAG
- a CDS encoding EamA family transporter has product MSEVAGRRVSALPPIPAVLIAVVSVQGGAALAKGLFPVLGSVGAAGLRLVLASVMLLAYFRPPLLRYTRAQWAAVVPYGVALGVMNLTYYLAIARIPLGLAVTLEFVGPFVLAVVGSRKVLDFVWVLFAATGIVLITPWTAKPGGLDPLGVVLALTAGACWALYILAGGRLSRRVPEGQGVAAGMVVAMLTVLPFMLREGHLERMTPGLFAAGVGVALLSSALPYSLEMMALGQLSSRTFGILMSLEPGVATVVGWLFLREHLSPLQWLAVALVSVASAGATLTAKQPPPPVEA; this is encoded by the coding sequence ATGAGTGAAGTCGCCGGACGCCGTGTCTCCGCCTTGCCCCCCATTCCCGCGGTCCTCATCGCCGTGGTGAGCGTGCAGGGAGGCGCCGCGCTCGCGAAGGGGCTCTTCCCCGTCCTGGGCTCGGTGGGGGCCGCGGGCCTGCGCCTGGTGCTGGCGTCGGTGATGCTGCTGGCCTACTTCCGCCCGCCGCTGTTGCGCTACACGCGGGCGCAGTGGGCCGCCGTCGTGCCGTATGGCGTGGCGCTGGGCGTGATGAACCTCACGTACTACCTGGCCATCGCGCGCATCCCGCTGGGGCTCGCGGTGACGCTGGAGTTCGTGGGGCCCTTCGTGCTCGCGGTGGTGGGCTCGCGCAAGGTCTTGGATTTCGTGTGGGTGCTCTTCGCGGCGACGGGCATCGTGTTGATTACGCCGTGGACGGCGAAGCCCGGCGGGTTGGATCCCCTGGGCGTGGTGCTGGCGCTGACGGCGGGGGCGTGCTGGGCGCTCTACATCCTGGCGGGAGGAAGGCTGTCGCGCCGCGTGCCGGAAGGGCAGGGCGTGGCGGCGGGCATGGTGGTGGCCATGCTGACGGTGCTGCCCTTCATGCTGCGCGAGGGGCACCTGGAGCGGATGACGCCGGGCCTCTTCGCCGCGGGCGTGGGCGTGGCGCTGTTGTCCAGCGCGCTTCCGTACTCGCTGGAGATGATGGCGCTGGGCCAGCTCTCCAGCCGCACCTTCGGCATCCTGATGAGCCTGGAGCCCGGGGTGGCGACGGTGGTGGGTTGGTTGTTCCTGCGCGAGCACCTCTCGCCCCTGCAATGGCTGGCGGTCGCGCTGGTGAGCGTGGCGTCCGCGGGGGCGACGCTGACGGCGAAGCAGCCCCCTCCGCCCGTGGAGGCGTGA
- a CDS encoding short-chain dehydrogenase, with the protein MEGTTANCFEPGMVRTRFGGFGSDQGLLLNVVYALAKPFSSTPEEGADSLRWLATSPEAASLQGEYVSKRRPVKPRKQALDSKLAAGLWEVSEKLCSHATA; encoded by the coding sequence TTGGAGGGCACGACGGCGAACTGCTTCGAGCCGGGCATGGTGCGCACGCGGTTCGGTGGCTTTGGCTCGGACCAGGGGCTTCTGCTGAATGTCGTCTATGCACTCGCGAAGCCCTTCTCGAGCACGCCCGAAGAAGGCGCCGACTCCCTCCGCTGGCTCGCCACTTCGCCGGAGGCGGCTTCTCTCCAGGGCGAGTACGTCTCGAAGCGACGGCCGGTGAAGCCGCGGAAGCAGGCGCTGGACTCGAAGCTCGCGGCGGGCCTGTGGGAGGTGAGCGAGAAGCTCTGCTCCCATGCCACGGCTTGA
- a CDS encoding TVP38/TMEM64 family protein — translation MSATTRSLRVARLGVVALVLLTLAGAWSFDVFAWLSEPKALAHTLIEMGIWGYLAFIVAYTVLQPFGVPGSIFIVAAPLIWPWQTAFALSMIGTMSASVVGFSFARFVAKDWVSARIPARFRKYDDALEKRAFQTVVVLRLVLWMPQVLHGFLGVSKVGFWTHFWGSLVGYVPPLLFVSYLGNEMFDGAGRMQPGAWPILGGLFVASLLFAALARVFERRRHPCKSLSNS, via the coding sequence ATGAGCGCGACGACTCGCTCGCTGCGAGTCGCGAGGCTTGGCGTCGTCGCGCTGGTGCTCCTCACGCTCGCGGGCGCCTGGTCCTTCGACGTCTTCGCATGGCTCTCCGAGCCGAAAGCCCTGGCCCACACGCTCATCGAGATGGGGATATGGGGCTACCTCGCGTTCATCGTCGCGTACACGGTGCTCCAGCCGTTCGGTGTCCCCGGGTCGATCTTCATCGTCGCGGCACCGTTGATCTGGCCGTGGCAGACCGCCTTCGCGCTTTCGATGATCGGGACGATGTCCGCGAGCGTGGTCGGTTTCTCGTTCGCGCGCTTCGTGGCGAAGGACTGGGTTTCAGCGCGCATTCCCGCGCGGTTCCGCAAGTACGACGACGCACTGGAGAAGCGCGCCTTCCAGACCGTCGTGGTGCTTCGATTGGTTCTCTGGATGCCGCAGGTGCTGCACGGGTTCCTTGGCGTCTCGAAGGTGGGGTTCTGGACCCACTTCTGGGGCTCGTTGGTCGGCTATGTGCCGCCGTTGCTCTTCGTGAGCTACCTCGGGAACGAGATGTTCGACGGGGCAGGGCGGATGCAGCCCGGCGCGTGGCCCATCCTCGGCGGCCTGTTCGTCGCCTCGCTTCTCTTCGCCGCGCTCGCCCGAGTCTTCGAGCGCCGGCGTCACCCATGCAAGTCCCTGAGCAACTCATGA
- a CDS encoding membrane protein yields MKVIVLGATGMVGAGALREALNAPEVDAVLSIGRQPCGVEHPKLRELLLNDLFDFASIEDQLVGYDACIWAIGISSMGLDEAAYARVTEELTLVWARALLRLNPDFSFCYCSAGGAGGRSMWARVRQRVEGALKSMPFRHAGAVRPGFIRAGPGIRSRTRAYQVGVVLMKPLNPLIPFFIRVFPFLFTTSEILGRAMLRVVEGKSDRFILESADINRVGA; encoded by the coding sequence ATGAAGGTCATCGTTCTTGGCGCGACCGGCATGGTGGGCGCTGGCGCCCTGCGCGAAGCGCTCAACGCCCCCGAAGTCGATGCCGTGCTGAGCATCGGGCGGCAGCCGTGTGGCGTCGAGCATCCGAAGCTGCGCGAGCTGTTGCTGAACGATCTCTTCGACTTCGCCTCCATCGAGGACCAACTCGTTGGCTACGACGCCTGCATCTGGGCGATTGGCATCAGCTCCATGGGACTGGACGAGGCGGCCTATGCCCGGGTGACCGAGGAGCTGACGCTCGTCTGGGCGCGCGCGCTCCTCCGGCTCAATCCTGACTTTTCCTTCTGCTACTGCTCCGCGGGTGGTGCTGGCGGGCGTTCGATGTGGGCGCGCGTCCGGCAGCGGGTCGAGGGTGCGCTGAAGTCCATGCCGTTCCGACATGCGGGCGCCGTCCGTCCCGGGTTCATCCGGGCAGGCCCTGGCATCCGGAGCCGCACGCGGGCCTATCAGGTCGGAGTGGTCCTGATGAAGCCCCTGAACCCGCTCATTCCGTTCTTCATCCGGGTCTTCCCGTTCCTGTTCACCACTTCCGAAATCCTCGGCCGCGCGATGCTCCGTGTCGTCGAAGGGAAGTCCGATCGCTTCATCCTGGAGTCGGCCGACATCAACAGGGTTGGCGCATGA
- a CDS encoding TetR/AcrR family transcriptional regulator has protein sequence MVTTMTEDETAARRAKILLAARWCFLNFGFAKTSFEDIARRAHLSRTLLYRVFKDKEDIFKAVFVDLLVSRHPLAMQAANTPDRTPYERLLDVCRVMVIEPWAEMAGTPMGGEFLAACERIDPETDALHRKVALRCVASILGDEASAEVFLLALDGLLADEPKTAVLEKRTELLAARFAPPAKAKGARK, from the coding sequence ATGGTGACGACGATGACGGAAGACGAGACCGCCGCGCGCCGAGCGAAGATCCTGCTCGCCGCGCGGTGGTGTTTCCTCAACTTCGGCTTCGCGAAGACGTCGTTCGAGGACATCGCCAGGCGGGCGCACCTCTCGCGCACGCTGCTCTACCGGGTCTTCAAGGACAAGGAAGACATCTTCAAGGCTGTCTTCGTGGACTTGCTGGTGTCGCGCCATCCCTTGGCGATGCAGGCGGCGAACACACCGGACCGCACGCCCTATGAGCGCTTGCTCGACGTATGCCGCGTGATGGTGATCGAGCCCTGGGCGGAGATGGCCGGTACGCCGATGGGCGGCGAGTTCCTCGCGGCCTGCGAGCGGATCGACCCCGAGACCGATGCGCTCCATCGCAAGGTCGCGCTGCGGTGCGTGGCCTCCATCCTGGGAGATGAGGCGAGCGCCGAGGTCTTCCTCCTCGCGCTCGATGGTCTCCTCGCGGACGAGCCCAAGACGGCGGTGCTGGAGAAGCGAACAGAGCTCCTCGCGGCGCGGTTCGCCCCTCCCGCGAAAGCGAAAGGGGCACGGAAATGA